One window of the Rhizobiaceae bacterium genome contains the following:
- a CDS encoding Xaa-Pro peptidase family protein: MMDYRDDVYFNSKPENEAPFSVEEFAGRLNRLRRKMAEAKIDMLYLMAPESMYYLSGYQNEWYQAQSPQQWPASSAIAVHVDHDHYILFDSEREAVLGRIFTKSTDTRYFPREALRGSADFIATELRREGWLDGTVGMEFWSYRPNRVISHRLEDAFVSAGAKVVDGTQLLRELRWVKSPAEIECLREAARIANIGMAAARATIGSGVTELEVYGEMVCAMARAGGENPGITMPVLSGTKTNALHGLATRRKMQHGEMVLVDLSGVFKRYHINMARTFSIGEPSADVRDLTDRAARSMQIIKSILRPNLPVSEFNATVMNYFRQEGLWERRGWVGGYEMGIAFPPDWVGNFVVDPLSETNADKVLEPGTAINYENQFFMPSHQGQYFTIDSFLFEEEKASMLSEQPFELIVID, translated from the coding sequence ATGATGGACTATCGGGACGACGTCTATTTCAACAGCAAGCCGGAAAACGAGGCGCCATTCAGCGTTGAGGAGTTCGCGGGCAGGCTGAATCGGCTTCGCCGTAAAATGGCTGAAGCCAAGATCGACATGCTCTATCTGATGGCGCCGGAAAGCATGTATTACCTCTCCGGATATCAGAACGAGTGGTATCAGGCCCAGTCGCCCCAGCAATGGCCGGCCAGTTCCGCCATCGCCGTTCATGTCGATCACGACCACTACATTCTGTTCGATAGCGAGCGCGAGGCGGTGCTCGGACGGATATTCACCAAGTCTACCGATACGCGCTATTTCCCGCGCGAAGCGCTGCGCGGCAGCGCGGATTTCATCGCCACGGAACTCAGGCGGGAAGGCTGGCTGGATGGCACGGTGGGTATGGAATTCTGGAGCTACCGCCCCAATCGTGTGATCAGCCATCGACTGGAGGATGCGTTCGTATCGGCTGGCGCCAAAGTCGTCGACGGAACCCAGCTTCTGCGTGAACTGCGTTGGGTGAAGTCGCCGGCCGAGATCGAATGCCTCAGGGAAGCGGCACGCATCGCCAATATCGGCATGGCTGCGGCAAGGGCGACAATAGGCTCCGGCGTCACCGAACTCGAAGTTTACGGCGAAATGGTGTGCGCGATGGCGCGCGCCGGCGGCGAGAATCCTGGCATCACCATGCCCGTCCTGTCCGGTACCAAGACCAACGCGCTGCATGGCCTCGCCACGCGCCGCAAGATGCAGCATGGCGAAATGGTCCTCGTGGACCTCTCAGGCGTATTCAAGCGCTATCACATCAACATGGCGCGGACGTTCTCGATTGGCGAGCCAAGCGCCGACGTGCGTGATCTGACCGATCGCGCGGCCCGCTCGATGCAAATCATAAAATCCATTTTGCGACCGAATCTGCCGGTGAGCGAGTTCAACGCGACGGTGATGAACTATTTCCGCCAGGAAGGCCTATGGGAGCGCCGCGGGTGGGTCGGCGGCTACGAAATGGGAATCGCCTTCCCTCCGGACTGGGTCGGAAATTTCGTTGTCGATCCGCTGTCGGAAACGAATGCCGACAAGGTCCTCGAACCCGGCACGGCGATCAACTACGAGAACCAGTTCTTCATGCCCTCGCATCAGGGGCAGTATTTCACGATCGATTCCTTTCTCTTCGAGGAAGAGAAGGCCAGCATGCTTTCCGAGCAGCCGTTCGAATTGATCGTAATCGATTGA
- a CDS encoding ABC transporter substrate-binding protein, with protein MNGLKLSAWSLALCLLGSTAMAQAECLPAIKSAGVLKVGVGIMGLKPWIWQDDKGAYTGLEKEILDFVASDIGVPKYEYVVTEWSTLIPGLKAERWDVVMSAMSKTQQRMQEGGVIFSDPYFMYNDRIIVLKDSAYKEPADLKGQIVGSVMGSMDSIVAHSLSEKGEVGEVLDFNNFGEPFQALRNGQVQAVILDQATLLGQMSENSDLRVVGEPLFYVPGKEWEDAESKADYKLGAVGVAMRPECTDLQAAIDQAFEKLDQQGLRKEILERYGLWDNTQAQLLK; from the coding sequence ATGAACGGACTGAAGCTTTCCGCCTGGAGCCTGGCTCTTTGCCTGCTGGGGTCGACGGCAATGGCGCAAGCAGAATGTCTGCCCGCCATCAAATCCGCCGGCGTGCTCAAGGTCGGCGTCGGCATCATGGGGCTTAAGCCCTGGATCTGGCAGGACGACAAGGGCGCCTATACCGGCCTGGAAAAGGAAATTCTCGACTTCGTTGCCAGCGATATCGGCGTGCCGAAGTATGAGTATGTGGTGACCGAATGGTCCACTCTCATTCCCGGACTCAAGGCCGAACGCTGGGATGTCGTGATGTCGGCGATGTCGAAGACACAGCAGCGTATGCAGGAAGGCGGAGTCATCTTCTCCGACCCCTACTTCATGTACAACGACCGCATCATCGTGCTCAAGGACTCCGCCTACAAGGAGCCGGCCGATCTCAAGGGTCAGATTGTCGGTTCGGTGATGGGATCGATGGATTCGATCGTGGCTCACTCGCTGTCCGAGAAGGGTGAAGTCGGCGAAGTGCTCGACTTCAACAATTTTGGCGAACCGTTCCAGGCGCTGCGCAACGGACAGGTGCAGGCGGTGATTCTGGATCAGGCCACGCTGTTGGGTCAGATGTCCGAGAACTCCGATCTGCGTGTTGTCGGCGAACCTCTGTTTTACGTTCCCGGCAAGGAATGGGAGGATGCTGAAAGCAAGGCCGACTACAAGCTAGGCGCTGTCGGCGTGGCGATGCGTCCGGAATGCACCGATCTTCAGGCTGCCATCGATCAGGCTTTTGAAAAGCTCGACCAGCAGGGGCTGCGCAAGGAAATTCTGGAGCGCTACGGCCTGTGGGACAACACCCAGGCGCAGCTTCTCAAGTAA